The following coding sequences are from one Candidatus Margulisiibacteriota bacterium window:
- the rnhA gene encoding ribonuclease HI has product MKKITIYADGSCSGNPGPGGWGALLIYEGHVKELSGGSEQTTNNIMELTGVIEALKSLKEPCQVEIYSDSKYVIQGITEWIHDWKVRGWRNAAKKPVKNKELWMELEAVVSKHKTNWHWVKGHADNPYNNRCDELAVSETERYKQYLVI; this is encoded by the coding sequence ATGAAAAAAATAACCATTTATGCAGATGGCTCATGTAGTGGCAACCCAGGCCCAGGCGGTTGGGGCGCGTTGCTTATCTATGAAGGACACGTTAAAGAGCTTAGTGGCGGATCAGAACAAACAACTAATAATATTATGGAGCTTACAGGAGTGATTGAGGCACTAAAGTCACTCAAAGAACCATGCCAAGTAGAAATCTATTCTGATAGTAAATATGTTATCCAAGGAATCACAGAGTGGATTCATGACTGGAAAGTTAGAGGCTGGAGAAACGCAGCAAAAAAACCCGTTAAAAACAAAGAACTTTGGATGGAACTAGAAGCAGTTGTAAGTAAACACAAAACAAATTGGCATTGGGTCAAAGGTCATGCAGATAACCCTTATAACAATCGCTGTGACGAACTGGCGGTCAGTGAGACTGAACGCTACAAACAATATTTAGTTATCTGA